The following nucleotide sequence is from Vibrio fluvialis.
GCCAGACGCTCTTTGTCCGCTTGTTGAATCGAGGCTTCCTGACCGCTGATGTCCAGCAAGGTCTTACCGCTGCTGGCATCGTAATACTTGCCTTCGCTCGCTTCGCGATAGCTGAGTACAAAGGGTAAAAACACCAGTTCGTACTCCAGACCTTTGGATTTGTGGATAGTGACGATCTGCACCAGATTGCGCTCAGATTCGAGGCGTTGAATCGCCTCATCGCTGGCGCCCAGCCCTTGTTCGGCATCAGCGATCGACTGCGCCAACCAGCGCAGCAGGCCATGATCGCTGTCGATCTCCTGCGTCGCTTGTTGCAGCAATTCACTCAGGTGCATGAAATCCGTCAGTTGGCGTTCGCCGTCGGGCTCTTCCAGCCAGCGCTCGGCAATGTGGCGCAGACTCAACACCGCGCGCAGCATCGGCAGCACGCCGCGATCGAGCCACAACTGTCGATACTGTTTGAATTCGTTCAGCGCATTTTCCCACTCATTTTCATCGTTATTGAGGGCGTCCAACTGCTGCGCATTGAGCGCAAACAACGGGGAAGCGAGCGCCGCGCGCATGGCGCGATCGTTATCCGGGGTCAGCACCGCTTGCAGCAGGCGCTGCATATCCGGGGCAATCGCGCTGGTAAACACGCTGTCGCGGTTCGAGAGATACACGCTGGCAATGCCTTGCTGAGCCAGCGCGTCTTTGATCAAACGCCCTTCATTTCCGGTGCGCACCAGCACCGCGATGTCACCCGCTTGAATGCTGTCGCAGGCTTGAATAGCTCCGCCGTGAGTAAACTGCGCCTGCCCTTGCTGCGCCGCTGTCAAAATGGTTTGAATCTGGCTTGCGGTTGCCGCCGCCATGGTGTCGAGATACGCGCCTTTGGTCACTGGCGCGTCAGCCGCCATCGCCCAGTAGGTCAGTGCAGGCTGAACCTCACCGTTCAACAGCCAAGCACGGCCAGCCGCTTTCGGGCTGGCGCTGACCGGCAAAAACGGAATGTCGTTGTCGTAAATAAACGGGCTGTCCGGCAGGGTAAACACCTGATTCACCGCCGCCACCATGTCGGCGCTGGAGCGCCAGTTGGTGCCGAGCGTGTAGTGCGCGCTCACCTGATTGCGCGCCTTGATGTAGGTAAAAATGTCTGCGCCGCGAAAACCGTAAATCGCCTGTTTCGGGTCGCCGATCATAAACAGACCGCACTGCGGATGCGGCAGATAAATGCGGCTGAAAATGCTGTATTGCAGCGGGTCGGTGTCCTGGAATTCGTCGATCATCGCCACCGGATAGAGCGTGCGAATGCGCGCTGCCAGTGTGCCTTCATCGTCACCATCCAGCGATGCGGACAACTGAGTCAGCAGGTCATCGAACGACAGCCACTGCTTGCTGGCTTTGGCTTTCGCCAGCAACGTGCGACAGTGAGTGATCGCGTGCGCCAGCAGCGGCGCTTCCAAGCTGACTGGCTCCGCCAAAAACGCCTGCACGGCCTCAAACACCGCATGACGCGGCGCATCGCCCGATGGCGTTTTCTCCACCAGCACATCCTGAGCAAAACGCTCCAGCTTGTCCGACACCTCGTAACCATGGGTTGGCTGCGCCGCCCAGTCCGACACCGCGGCGATCCACTCCGGCAATGATTTCTTGGTGTAGCTGCGCTTGTTAATGCCGGAATTGGCGATGCAATCATGAATGTCATCGGCCGCCGCCAGCCACGCAGCTTTCATAGCATCAATGCGAGTCAGGTTGTGCTGATGCAGCGCCGCGAGGTCGCCCTCCATCACCGGCGTCGTCAGCGACAGCGGCGCGCCGGTCAGATAGCCGCCGATTTTTTCCAGCAGCGCCGCCGGCGATGCCCACAAGCGGCGCACTTCCGCCGCCAGATTAAGCGGCAACGGATAAAACTGACGGCGCCAGTAATCGGCCACCACTTGCGCTTTCAAATGGCTTTCATCGGTGACAAATTCGTTGTTGAAACGGCTGCCGGACTCAAATGCGTTTTGCGTCAGCATGCGCTGACAAAAGCCGTGAATGGTGTAGACCGCCGCTTCATCCATTTGGCGCTCCGCATTGAGCAAGAGCCGTGTCGCCAGTTGGTGATCGGCAAATTCCGCCAACAGCGGCTGAATCACCGGGTCATCACTTTTCCCGCGGCTGAACGCCAGACGCGCATCGTGAATGCGGGCGCGAATTCGGTCTCGCAACTCAGCGGTCGCCGCTTCGGTAAAGGTCACCACCAGAATCTGATCGACCGTCAATGCGCTGGCATGACGGGTGTGTTCTGTCCCATGGCCGAGCAGCAAACGCAGATACAATCCGGCGATGGTAAAGGTTTTACCCGTACCCGCCGACGCTTCAATCAGACGCGCGCCGTGCAGCGGAAACGTCATGGTTTCCAGTGGCGTCGCAGTTATGTTGGCAGTGACACTCATATTTCCAGTTGCCTTTGGGTCATTATTCGAAAATTTATGTGATCCGAATTAAATAATTCTATGAATCTGTGCAAAAACTTGCCCAGACAGAGGGTTATGGGATCGGACTCACAGCGCGCACCATATTGGATCATTACACTGCACCCCATTGATGCAAGCCCCGCTTGCCATCTACCGAATCATGGTCCCTCTGACCTGTGGCCGTACAGCGAACGCCCTACACCAATAATGATTTTCTGGCGGCCACTCTACTCTCTTCCCGATATTCGATGCTTCCCAACATTCGGTGCTAACCATCATGCCTGACTGGCCTTCTCGATTGAGATGTGGTCGGCGTAATCGCGCAACTGTAAACGCGGTGCCTGCAAGACCAAACTCGCCAACACACGCACCTGATGCGCCAGTTCGTCCGTCCATTGCGGCCACAAACGCGCGATGTAATGGTTGTTGCCTTCACCGCTGGTCATGAAACCGTCATTGAATGTCTCGGCCATCTTCTTGAGCGATTTTTCTTCATCGTCGACCCATTGCCCGCGGCTGAATCCCGCTTCAACACCGGCCAACGCTGTTTTCGGGAAATAGGCCAGCGGCGCAGTCATGCCTTGGTAATAGAGTCGCGCCAATTCGTTCAGTTGCGCCATTGCCAGAGCCGCGCTTTCACTTGAATGACTACTGAGTGGAGGCAGAACCTGATGCACCACGCCTTCTTTGCGATCGTAGCCAATCACATGCGTGGTCAGGTTGGCACCTGATGCTGCGGCCGCCAGATGATCAATCCACGCCGCCAGAATATCTTCCGATCGAATCGCGCCGCTGCGATAACGCACCAGCCCCGATTGATAACGCCGCGTCAGCCAGCCGCTCAAACGCACCGGGCGTGACTGGCCGAGCGCCGTGAAGGTCAGGTTGACATCGAGATCATCGAGCGGCGCCTGACAGAGAAACTGG
It contains:
- the recB gene encoding exodeoxyribonuclease V subunit beta, giving the protein MSVTANITATPLETMTFPLHGARLIEASAGTGKTFTIAGLYLRLLLGHGTEHTRHASALTVDQILVVTFTEAATAELRDRIRARIHDARLAFSRGKSDDPVIQPLLAEFADHQLATRLLLNAERQMDEAAVYTIHGFCQRMLTQNAFESGSRFNNEFVTDESHLKAQVVADYWRRQFYPLPLNLAAEVRRLWASPAALLEKIGGYLTGAPLSLTTPVMEGDLAALHQHNLTRIDAMKAAWLAAADDIHDCIANSGINKRSYTKKSLPEWIAAVSDWAAQPTHGYEVSDKLERFAQDVLVEKTPSGDAPRHAVFEAVQAFLAEPVSLEAPLLAHAITHCRTLLAKAKASKQWLSFDDLLTQLSASLDGDDEGTLAARIRTLYPVAMIDEFQDTDPLQYSIFSRIYLPHPQCGLFMIGDPKQAIYGFRGADIFTYIKARNQVSAHYTLGTNWRSSADMVAAVNQVFTLPDSPFIYDNDIPFLPVSASPKAAGRAWLLNGEVQPALTYWAMAADAPVTKGAYLDTMAAATASQIQTILTAAQQGQAQFTHGGAIQACDSIQAGDIAVLVRTGNEGRLIKDALAQQGIASVYLSNRDSVFTSAIAPDMQRLLQAVLTPDNDRAMRAALASPLFALNAQQLDALNNDENEWENALNEFKQYRQLWLDRGVLPMLRAVLSLRHIAERWLEEPDGERQLTDFMHLSELLQQATQEIDSDHGLLRWLAQSIADAEQGLGASDEAIQRLESERNLVQIVTIHKSKGLEYELVFLPFVLSYREASEGKYYDASSGKTLLDISGQEASIQQADKERLAEDLRLIYVALTRAVYGCFIGVAPLRNGRSSKEPTGVHYSALGYLLQNAQQGGLALLAESLHQQTALACVAVTEPPAVPESVFVPLDEPLPPLSARSLSHEIDHLWRITSYSGLVKQGSHQHDASFEIGGFDVDSADEHDEAALVEPERSIFTFPRGAQPGTFLHSLFEEVEFTQPAGDEHNTRIITDLMEREQIDTDWLPVLQSLVDTVLSTPLNGKDLCLNQKAPHQRLTEMEFLLPIEVLSAPALNRVVQRHDPLSAKAGDLGFYTVQGMLKGFIDLVFEHQGKYYVLDWKSNHLGDEVAAYQGARLAQAMAEHRYDLQYQLYALALHRFLRSRLAGYDYQQHFGGVYYLFLRGMDGTSQHGIFNAKPSQAMLEELDYLIQGKEMTSRTTSAGQMELDL